CATTGTCGCATCCGATCATCTCCCCGTAGGACACCTGGTTACACAAGCAATATGTCGGCTCATTGGGATCGATGGCAAAGGGAATAGGGGACACATCCCTTTCCTGCTTGTGCTTggccctcttcttcttcttggaAGACTTGGCCTTCTTCTCTTTAGGCGGATCGTCCAAGTCATCGGACCCATTGACCATATGGCACAAGTCTCTACTCTCACTATTGCGCTGTCTGCGGGGTCGCCGTGTAGAGCGCTCCGAAGAATTGGAGTCAGCTTTCGCTTTTTCTGTAGACTTTTCGTTCTCGTCTGGGTCAACAAAACCCTTGGAAACAGCATCAATTTGCTTGGTCCTGTTTTCCACTACCTCGAATACCTGCGTAACCAACTGGATCTTATCGTCGCCAAGCTCCTGGGTGACAATAAGTGCTCTCTGAAGTTGCTGCAGGAGGCGCTTCTTCTGGAGGGGATCATTTTCATTTGAATGCTTCTCGTAGAGATCATCTATCTCCTTCAGCGCTTCTGTAGATAGAGAAGAACACAGTAAGGAGCTGCCATCAAAATACTGCACAGCCAGAGGTCAAACACTGGTTAAAATGCTGTCAAGAACCTACATGGGTAGTCCTAACCTCAAAAGTTATCACCTAACCTGTGGATACCCCTATAAAAAGCTGATTattgagggtccaactgctgtgcCCCCCAGCAATCCGGAGAATGGGGATCCTGTTCCCTCCAAATTAAGCATGTGCCCTGCCACTGCATTCAATTGTAGGTGGGTGATGGAAATCTCCAGCATGCATATAAACTTGAATGGAGGGCGAACTGCCCAGGGGTCCCGTTCtcctgatcaatgggggtccaaGTAGTCACGGACATTTGCAGCTAAAACTCTACACTAGATTtcatataaaattttaaaatattcacTGGAAAGAAACTGCTCCAGTTGGCCAAGAGAACAATTTAGGCAAAACACCTACTAATGTTTTTCACATAAATTGGTGTGTTGGCAGCCTAGAGAAAATTCAATCCCTATATCATGGTTGTGAGTAGTAGCAGGGGAGCAGTGTAGCGCATAACCTCTTCATAATCCGAGATATTCCAACAGGCGCATATGTCTGCCTTTGTTCTCCTCTCTACATCAGTCCCGGGCACACACTGGTCCAGCCATCACTATCCCCCCTCCTATACTACAACTCTCATACAGCACACCCCCAGACCACATGGGGAGCCACACACTTTCTCGCCCCAGTAAGGGTGACGACACACATGGCGTTctgaatgcgtttttggccctttttttttaagaaggccattaaaaaacgcatcagttttggaCAGGTTAATTATCTTAGTTACAACTgatcaaaaatgcatgcggtttttgacggactTCTTAAGAACTGgcccaaaacgccatgtgtgccatcaccccgaGTGCCCTTCTAAAGTCTCGAACGTCACGAGGGCTGCAGACTTGGAAGCAATGGCTTTATGCTCCATGCACTGATAGAGAGACCCAGCACCCAAGTCACATCTTATCCCCAGCGATAGACGCCATAGACCCCGCTCTCTATATACATAGAGGGACATATAAGTTGAGGCGAGCACCATCATACACTGCGGCAGGGTCATGGGTCACATTTCCAACAATAAAGCCTTGTTCACACTGAGTAGCCATGTATACAGGCCTCTATAGGACTATATATAGGAGGCGGCTATACATAGCCCCATGGTTACTGGCAGCCATTCTCTACAGCGGGTGTGTAACACAAGCCCATGACGTGATACACCAGGTATGCGGACCAGCCTCCACCGGGCGGAGCTTCCCCACAACACAACCTCCCACACTGAGAACACGCCTAGTGGGCGGGGAGTCCCCATAGTTGGTAAACTACAGCCGCACATCCCCGGATGTGACTGGGAGTTGAAAGCCCGCCCACAGTGGGCGGTACTTCACGAGTAATCCTGCTAACAGACCCTCCCCGGACGTGACGCCACGCTCACTGACAGTATACAGGGATTACACGGGGCGCAGGGGGTGACATACATGTGCGGAGTGCACGGCAATACTCCACCTGCTCTGTAATAAAGCTCTGTGCACCGCgtccataaaaataaatgtacataTACACAAAGCCTGCcgctatacagccccctataacgctggagaactacaagtcccacacTCCCCACTGACGTGCGAGTAACTGAGGACAGCACGGgggatgctgggagatgtagttctACAAGTTATCACATATCACATCACTTTCAGCTTCCAAGATGGCAGCAGCAGGGTGATGTGTACagatgtacaggcagtacccgggtgcATGACAAGCGACCACTGCGGGGGTCCCCCCGCGGTGTAGCCACGTGCGGCGCCGGTCACTCACCCCGGTACTTGGTGTCGATCTCCCGCAGCAGGGTGACGGTCCTCTGGATGTCCAGGGGCAGCGATTCGATGCACTCCAGATAATCCTCCACATAGGTGACGAGCTGACTCTCCTCCACCCCTCCGCTCCCGCCGTGCGAGTAGTAGTACGCCtgcggcggctgctgctgctgtccTAACATGCTGCCCCCGGTCTCCGAGCATCCAGTAAAGTTCCGTGAGAGCGGCGGATGCGGGGCGGGGCGCTGCGCGCGGAGAGGGGTCGGGGCGGAGCTGTGCGGGGCCCCGGCGCTGCGGCTCCTGTCTCTGGCTCCTCCGCTCTATCTCTGGGGCCGCATTCCAATTTGGAACCCGGCGGCCCGAGGTGACGCTCTGCGCATGCGCGCTCATCCCCTTATAAGGCAGGACGCCCCTTTTTTTctcggttttattgtgtttagaTTTTCCCGCATTTCATTTAATTGGCGCTGATTGGCTAAAGGGCCGTGCGATGGGCGGGCCCGGAGCGAGGGCGGGGTTTGGCTGTCGTTAGGTCACGCCCATGGGTTTAACTCTTCCGCTCGCTGACAGTTGTAGTTGTGCTGGGCTGTATGTGCTGCCATGTTCTCCCCCGTCCTGCGATGTTCATGTGGTTCGCACTTACGCCCTGTCCTAGTGGCAGGATAAGGAGGCGTTATCTGACTGTTCACACTTGCGATAACGTTCTGGGCGTCTTCTGTGCGTTTCCTCCATATTTTACACTACGTCTGAGGAATCAATTATGGTGTATCACTTGTCACATGTATCCAAGTGCGAGCAGCAACGTCTCACATCACGTGACCCGCGTCACATGACCGGCCTGTAGTGTAGGAAGTACCTCAGATCATGGCTGTAGGGGCCTGTTCACACTAGCGGCCTGAACTGGACAATAAAAAACATCACAAATTAAATACATGTTATAAACGAAGCTAATGCTCTGCTTGTAAGGTTGTATTCACACCGAGCAGAGACGTCTCACTAGAAGTCTATGACGTTCATGGCGGCACAGAACAGTGATCAGTCAGTGAGAAACAGATCTTGTACTGTACTGGACGGCTCCCGGCATCATACATGgcatgatacaaggagcccctGCTCGCTGGCAGCGCTATAGTATAGGCAATACTTGCTCTTACTATATATTCTCACCCCTTACAATGCCTTAttccctcccctcctattacaaaCCCAGTCTCTGCTCCCCTCCCCTTACATTGCCCCCATTTCTCTGCTCCCCTTTCTTATTATGCCCCTTATCTGCTTccctattgtgccccctctctgctcctcttcttattgtaccccctctcttctcatcttattgtgccccctctctgcttttCTTCTTATtgagccccctctctgctcctcttcttattgtgccccctctctgctcctcttcttattgtgccccctctctgctcatcttcttattgtgcccccctctcttctcatcttcttattgtgccccctctcttctcatcttcttattgtgccccttctctgctccccctcttatattgcgccctctcttctcatcttcttattgtacctccctctcttctcctcttcttattttgcccccctctgctcctcttcttattgtgccccctctcttctcatcttattgtgccccctctctgcttttCTTCTTATtgagccccctctctgctcctcttcttattgtgccccctctctgctcctcttcttattgtgctccctctcttctcatcttcttattgtgccccctctcttctcatcttcttattgtgcctcctctctgctcctcttctgattgtgccccctctctgctcctcttcttattgtgccccctctctgctcctcttcttattgtgccccctctctgctcctcttcttattgtgctccctctctgctcctcttcttattgtgccccctctcttctcatcttcttattgtgctccctctctgctcctcttcttattgtgctccctctctgctcctcttcttattgtgccccctctcttctcatcttattgtgccccctctctgcttttCTTCTTATtgagccccctctctgctcctcttcttattgtgccccctctctgctcctcttcttattgtgccccctctctgctcctcttcttattgtgccccctctctgctcatcttcttattgtgcccccctctcttctcatcttcttattgtgccccttctctgctccccctcttatattgcgccctctcttctcatcttcttattgtacctccctctcttctcctcttcttattttgcccccctctgctcctcttcttattgtgccccctctcttctcatcttattgtgccccctctctgcttttCTTCTTATtgagccccctctctgctcctcttcttattgtgccccctctctgctcctcttcttattgtgctccctctcttctcatcttcttattgtgccccctctcttctcatcttcttattgtgcctcctctctgctcctcttctgattgtgccccctctctgctcctcttcttattgtgccccctctctgctcctcttcttattgtgctccctctctgctcctcttcttattgtgccccctctcttctcatcttcttattgtgctccctctctgctcctcttcttattgtgctccctctctgctcctcttcttattgtgccccctctcttctcatcttattgtgccccctctctgctcctcttcttattgtgtcccctatcttctcatcttcttattgtgtcccctctctgctcctcttcttatatTGCCCCCTCTCTTCCCATCTTCTTATTGtgcctcctctctgctcctcttctgattgtgccccctctctgctcctcttcttattgtgccccctctctgctcctcttcttattgtgctccctctctgctcctcttcttattctgctccctctcttctcctcttcttattgtgccccctctctgctactcttcttattgtgccccctctcttctcctcttcttattgtgccccctctctgctcctcttcttattgtgctccctctctgctcctcttcttattgtgccccctctcttctcatcttcttattgtgctccctctctgctcctcttcttattgtgctccctctctgctcctcttcttattgtgccccctctcttctcatcttattgtgccccctctctgctcctcttcttattgtgtcccctatcttctcatcttcttattgtgtcccctctctgctcctcttcttatatTGCCCCCTCTCTTCCCATCTTCTTATTGtgcctcctctctgctcctcttctgattgtgccccctctctgctcctcttcttattgtgccccctctctgctcctcttcttattgtgctccctctctgctcctcttcttattctgctccctctcttctcctcttcttattgtgccccctctctgctactcttcttattgtgccccctctcttctcatcttcttattgtgctccctctctgctcctcttcttattgtgacccctctcttctcatcttcttattgtgccccctctctgctcttcTTCTTATtgtgtgccctctctgctcctcttcttattgtgctccctctctgctcctcttcttattgtgctccctctctgctcctcttcttattgtgccccctctctgctcctcttcttattgtgccccctctcttctcatcttcttattgtgccccctctcttctcctcttcttattgtgccccctctctgctcctcttcttattgtgccccctctcttctcatcttcttattgtgccccctctctgctcctcttcttattgtgacccctctcttctcatcttcttattgtgccccctctctgctcttcTTCTTATtgtgtgccctctctgctcctcttcttattgtgctccctctctgctcctcttcttattgtgccccctctctgctcctcttcttattgtgccccctctctgctcctcttcttattgtgccccctctctgctcctcttcttattgtgccccctctcttctcatcttcttagtgctccctctctgctcctcttcttattgtgctccctctctgctcctcttcttattgtgccccctctcttctcatcttattgtgccccctctctgctcctcttcttattgtgccccctatcttctcatcttcttattgtgtcccctctctgttCCTCTTCTTATATTGCCCCCTCTCTTCCCATCTTCTTATTGtgcctcctctctgctcctcttctgattgtgccccctctctgctcctcttcttattgtgccccctctctgctcctctccttattgtgccccctctctgctcttcttattgtgccccctctctgcttttCTTCTTATtgagccccctctctgctcctcttcttattgtgccccctctctgctcctcttcttattgtgccccctctctgctcctcttcttattgtgccccctctcttctcatcttcttattgtgccccctctcttctcatcttcatattgtgccccctctcttctcatcttattgtgccccttctctgctccccctcttatattgcgccctctcttctcatcttcttattttgcccccctctgctcctcttcttattgtgccccctctcttctcatcttattgtgccccctctctgcttttCTTCTTATtgagccccctctctgctcctcttcttattgtgccccctctctgctcctcttcttattgtgccccctctctgctcctcttctgattgtgccccctctctgctcctcttctgattgtgccccctctctgctcctcttcttattgtgcctcctctctgctcctcttctgattgtgccccctctctgctcctcttcttattgtgccccctctctgctcctcttcttattgtgctccctcTCTGCTTTTCTTCTTATtgagccccctctctgctcctcttcttattgtgccccctctctgctcctcttcttattgtgccccctctcttctcatcttcttattgtgccccctctcttctcatcttcctattgtgccccctctcttctcatcttcttattgtgccccttctctgctccccctcttatattgcgccctctcttctcatcttcttattgtacctccctctcttctcctcttcttattttgcccccctctgctcctcttcttattgtgccccctctctgcttttCTTCTTATTGCGCCCCCTCTCTGCTTTTCTTCTTATtgagccccctctctgctcctcttcttattgtgccccctctctgctcctcttcttattgtgctccctctcttctcatcttcttattgtgccccctcttttctcatcttcttattgtgccccctctctgctcctcttctgattgtgccccctctctgctcctcttcttattgtgcctcctctctgctcctcttctgattgtgccccctctctgctcctcttcttattgtgccccctctctgctcctcttcttattgtgccccctctctgctcctcttcttattgtgctccctctctgctcctcttcttattgtgccccctctcttctcatcttattgtgccccctctctgctcctcttcttattgtgccccctatcttctcatcttcttattgtgtcccctctctgctcctcttcttatatTGCCCCCTCTCTTCCCATCTTCTTATTGtgcctcctctctgctcctcttctgattgtgccccctctctgctcctcttcttattgtgccccctctctgctcctcttcttattgtgctccctctctgctcctcttcttattgtgacccctctctgctcctcttcttattgtgccccctctcttctcatcttcttattgtgctccctctctgctcctcttcttattgtgacccctctcttctcatcttcttattgtgccccctctctgctcttcttcttattgtgccccctctcttctcctcttcttattgtgccccctttctctgctcctcttcttattgtgccccctctctgctcctcttcttattgtgccccatttctctgctcctcttattattgtgccccctttctctgctcctcttcttattgtgccccctctctgctcctcttcttattgtgccccatttctctgctcctcttcttattgtgccccctttctctgctcctcttcttattgtgtcccctcttttctcatcttcttattgtgccccctctctgctccttttcttattgtgccccctctctgctcctcttcttattgtgccccctttctTTACTCCACTTAATTTTATGGTCCCCACTTCTGCTTCCCCCTCTTATTTTCCCACGTTATCAGCTCCCCCTCTTTTAACCCTTTTTTGTTGCATAAAAGTAAacaaactgtactcaccttttctcTTTGTGTCTGTACGACAGCAGTGCCTGGCAGGTGCGCTGTGATAATGTCAGACCCAGTGGTGACACAGAATGCTGATTGCTCTCTGTATCACGGTATCTATTCACCCAACTCTATCAGTGCCAATATAGTTAATGTCCCAGGCCATACCTCCCACCGGGTGGGACAGCGGGACAGAGGCCGCTGGACCTGGGATGATTGTGAGGTATTGCTTTCCTGTATGGTCCTTCCTGTATGGTCCCCTTTCTactgtcccctttcctgtagctgtcCCCCCGCTTCCAATGTCCTCTTTCCTACAGCTTCCCCCCTTATGATGTCTCCTTTCCCGTAGTATGCCCCCCTTCGATGTCTCCTTTCCTGTTGCATGGCCCTCTCCTCTAATGTCCCCTTTCCAGTAGTTGCCCCCTCTAATGTCCCCTTTCATGTAGCATGCCCCCTCCCCAGCCaaactctgtaaaaaaaatacaatattcaCATTCCCCGTTCCCCCACAGCTCTTTTCTATCTTCGCTTTTCTTCCGCATTATTGCATGTCTCTTTTGTCGGCAGACGCAATGCAATGACATCATCACTCGAGCAACGGAGCAGTGCATTGAAATGGAAATTAAGTAAAGGAAGagaggactgctgcaggggaaacagggaaggtgagtattgactaTGCATTTATTTCAAAGAGGCCAAGGACCAGGTGCTCCATGGTTTGAGAGCAGattataagagggaggagctgttactgacaactgagggatcatgggagtgtagttgtagatggtggccaACTTGGAGATTGCTTTTatcatttacaaaattttataaGTTAACTATTgatgctccattttgtgattaaaggggttgtcccatgaacCAAGTTAGGCTTGGCTAACTTGttaatcggtgggggtctcagtgatgaaaaccctcagatcacgagaacgaggggtccgatgaggTCCGATGTACCTCAGTCGGACTCCTCATCGCTcccggagagtaatggagcagacagctgcgcCTGACCGCTCTACTCCGTTCATCTTtacggagctgacggagatcgccaagcacgctgctcagcaatttccgtcagctccattaaAAATGTATGGAGCAGacttataaatatatatcagcagtaaataaccacataaatatatactgcacatctgggttgcactagggcagtggtggcgaacctatggcactggtgccagaggcggcactctgaggcctctctgtgggcacccaggccttcaccccagcatgaagttcaccagacaggactccaagaatcttcctgcagaatctatctacaatgatagatgaatttgccctcctcctatcaactgcattggtgtctttaggaggctgaacgattgaaaattgtcaaagaacaaacagaaataaattactgctgtgctggcactttgcaataaataagcgtcttttggttgaaatttgggcactcagcctctaaaaggttcgccatcactgcactagggcatagacatcacttactgtaaggctgctgctgtctcctatgTCTGTGCTGATCTGGTCCATCCCGCTCTTCTTCCTGTAGTCTTCTCCTTGTTGCCAATCCTcctccatcaggtagagaacatCAGGCAAACTTTTCCCAGCTgtgacttatcactgcagaatGTGCCACCCGGGTAACTGTGCCATCTGGAGAAAATCCACACATCCCTAAAAAAATCTGTGAAAATAATGTCCCCTAAGTAACAGCTAAGTGCTCCACAATGTGCGCCCTGCATATGAAGATAATACACTTCGATAATCatatatactactgtatacttCACCCTCATTAATTCATATCCTACTTAATTTAAgtaccccagtatatatgtagccatagcacatgcccccagtatatatgtacatatgcacATATGTAGCCCCAGGCTCTCAGCAcatgcccagtagtatacaggggtagccccacacatgcccagcctTATATAATAGACACCACACATGCCTAGCTGTATATGGGTAGAcccacacatgcctcagcagtatatatgtagccttgcacatgcctcccagtgtataggtagccgcAGGCTCTCAGCACATGCAcagcagtatatatgtagccttgCACATTcctcccagtgtataggtagccccaggctctcagcacatgcccagcagtatataggtagacccTACACATGCCGAGCAGTATACAGGGGAAGCCCCACACATGGCCAGCCTTATATAATAGACCCCACACATGCCTAGCTGTATATAGGTAGACCCACACATGCTTCAGCAGTATACACGAGCCCCCACACATACCCAGAAGTATATTGAAgcgccccacacatgccccagcagtatatatgtagcccccacacgtgccccatTTCAGTTATGCTCTTCACCATAttggataattatttttatattttgatagatcaggcattttgggacatagGGGCACCTAAGGGGCAGATTTTTCAGGGTTTGTGCTCCAGTCGCTATTCCTGACGCACAGCCCGTAGGGGTGAAGGGGGTTGTGCTGGGGGTGGAGTGGCCTGGCACGGGGCGTTCCTGCCTTGCACACTACCTATAGCCAGTTATAGCAAAATTCTACTTCACGAATGACCTGGGAATCGCCCGGTGATAGTGGGGTTATATCACACGCGGATAGATGGCTCCTCACAGATCTCTAAACCACTGGTGTAGATGgcttcataaatgtgggccaatgtcttgtcatttattcactccccctttACTCTTCATGTCCCGCTCATCCATGTCAGGGACAAGGCAGGACTTGTAGAGTAATGGGGGAGTGAATAATTTATAAGAGAAGGCACTCTGGTATTGTAGCcttgggctaatttgcataatttttataactctgtaTTGCCGAAATCACAGCATATAGAGTTGTCCTGAGAAGAATAGTTCCTCAGAAACTGCTTAGTAGTAAAACTGATGCTAGATGTCCTGTTATCACATCAGTTTATTTTCTGTAAACAAGGGACgttttttttgtctttaaaaaCGTAGTGTCCACCAGGGGGCATATAGTGTTCAATGTAACTTCACTCACGGTCATGAATCCGtgcacattatattactgccTGTGACATTTGGTAAATTATGAATTTACTTTTACTTAGGCTTTTGCTTAAGGACAAATGATAATAAATGTAAACATGAGTCTTTATCATTGCACAATCAGCTCTATTCTCCTATTGTTTACGTCAGACAATTCATGCGCATTTGCAGAATTTACGCGCTTTAGTCACACTAGAGGAAAGGCTTTTAagtcttatttttttttggtgaaaatCCCAATAGAATTCTTTTGTTAACAAATTGATAATTTGCCTCCTTTTCTGCCTAAACTGATCAGAGAGTGGGGTTTAGCAAGAAATGGCCGCAGCTTAACCCTTTCAGTACCGATGGTCATTGATGCCAGACATACCAGGTCAATTTATAACATTCTGCTACGCACTTCTTTTAATGATGATATCTCTATACTTTACATATCATGACAAATTTAACTTTGTTTTTTATCAAGACATCTGaaacttttaataattacatactgtatatacccgagtataagctgaaagcctcaaactcggcttatactcgagtcaagaaaaaaaataaagtcaaaactcacctttctgggccccccgcaggtcttctcttcttccatcaGCAGCGGTAGGTCCTTGCGCAGTGGTCGCACAGCTATGACAGCATCCGCTAGGCCATGTGCACAGACCTGTCACTGATCTGGAGCAGAAGcaggaagaggagctgcccgggcgtCTAGAGGTGagtacttagtttatttttttttgtgctgggcaaactgggggctggctatttactatagggagctggctatatgctaaaggggggtggctggctatatactacagggtctggctggctatatactacaaaggaCTAGCAGGCTATATCCTTCAGGGAGCTAGCTATATacaatagggggctggctggatataaactaaagggatggcaggctatatactacaggggaatggctggctatatgctacagggggctggctatatattaaagggggctggctatatactaaaggggctgactatatactaaaggttgctggctgtctatatacta
The DNA window shown above is from Engystomops pustulosus chromosome 1, aEngPut4.maternal, whole genome shotgun sequence and carries:
- the ING2 gene encoding inhibitor of growth protein 2; translation: MLGQQQQPPQAYYYSHGGSGGVEESQLVTYVEDYLECIESLPLDIQRTVTLLREIDTKYREALKEIDDLYEKHSNENDPLQKKRLLQQLQRALIVTQELGDDKIQLVTQVFEVVENRTKQIDAVSKGFVDPDENEKSTEKAKADSNSSERSTRRPRRQRNSESRDLCHMVNGSDDLDDPPKEKKAKSSKKKKRAKHKQERDVSPIPFAIDPNEPTYCLCNQVSYGEMIGCDNEECSIEWFHFSCVGLTYKPKGKWYCPDCRGDNEKTMSKNTEKTKRDRRSR